In Candidatus Kaistella beijingensis, a genomic segment contains:
- a CDS encoding pyruvate decarboxylase, whose protein sequence is MRNLYLLSFTFTAFILLTGFHSVSAQNSVFNRDLKIQNVIYFNPEVFPDIDEIKEPTYSAFYSAVSDRISHFRNYKMLRVDANLTFDSADVKTLKEFCDNNNAQFAVVPKVKYFKVGLGKYVFSNQVIVSLKLYDSEGNFITETDYDTYKKNARLLGSAENSIKIGTTGAMKSLGKNLRKIKKDYVLPIEN, encoded by the coding sequence ATGAGAAATCTTTATTTACTGAGTTTTACTTTTACGGCTTTCATACTTTTGACCGGCTTTCATTCTGTTTCCGCACAAAACAGTGTCTTTAATAGAGATTTAAAAATTCAGAATGTCATCTATTTCAATCCCGAAGTTTTTCCCGATATTGATGAAATAAAGGAGCCTACTTACTCCGCTTTTTACAGCGCAGTTTCCGATCGAATCAGCCATTTTAGAAATTATAAAATGTTGAGAGTGGATGCAAATCTAACCTTTGATTCTGCTGATGTAAAAACCTTGAAAGAATTTTGTGACAACAATAACGCACAATTCGCAGTAGTTCCAAAAGTAAAATATTTTAAGGTTGGACTTGGAAAATATGTGTTTTCAAATCAAGTGATTGTGAGCTTGAAACTGTATGATTCGGAAGGAAATTTCATCACAGAAACCGATTACGATACTTATAAAAAAAACGCGCGACTCCTAGGTTCCGCAGAAAACTCCATTAAAATTGGGACAACAGGCGCAATGAAAAGTTTGGGCAAAAACCTTAGGAAAATCAAAAAAGATTACGTTCTTCCTATTGAAAATTAA
- the rpsO gene encoding 30S ribosomal protein S15, producing the protein MYLTTDKKKEIFAKHGKSDADTGSAEGQVALFTFRINHLSQHLKKNHKDYATEKSLVKLVGKRKRLLDYLKNKDIARYRAIIAELGLRK; encoded by the coding sequence ATGTACTTAACAACTGACAAGAAGAAAGAAATCTTCGCAAAACACGGAAAGTCTGATGCAGACACAGGAAGCGCAGAAGGACAAGTTGCCCTTTTCACTTTCAGAATCAATCATTTATCTCAACACCTTAAGAAAAACCACAAAGATTATGCTACGGAAAAGTCTTTGGTGAAGTTGGTAGGTAAAAGAAAAAGATTGCTAGATTACTTGAAAAACAAAGACATCGCAAGATACAGAGCGATTATCGCTGAACTTGGTTTAAGAAAATAA
- the mgtE gene encoding magnesium transporter — protein sequence METQELIFNPADIAERLSELPADERLLAFLKVPKQYKAEVFSHLDPDFQEETIRSIGSEEVSEILNAMTPDDRTALFEDFPDELIKYSINHLNPQERRIALKLLGYHEDSIARLMTPYYIQIRKEWTVKRCFAHIKKVGKKVETMNHLYVVDERNRLIDDIAIGSILLAEEDTLISDITDNHFVAITTTTSKEDAVPYFEKYDRAALPIVTENGVLVGIVTVDDIIDQIEEQNTEDIQKFGGVEALDEPYIQTPWFEMIKKRGLWLIVLFFLQLITASVMGFYENEIEKAVVLALFIPLIISSGGNSGSQAATLIIRAMALQEITLKDWWTVMRKELVTGLFLGSLLGIIGFFRIMLWHKMGWFDYGQYWFFVGISAGISLAMIVLWGTLSGSMVPFILKKFNLDPATSSAPFVATLVDVTGLIIYFSIAALFLTGKIL from the coding sequence GTGGAAACTCAGGAACTTATTTTCAATCCGGCAGATATTGCCGAAAGACTGAGCGAACTGCCCGCAGATGAGCGGCTTTTGGCGTTTCTGAAAGTTCCGAAACAATACAAGGCAGAAGTTTTCTCACACCTTGATCCCGACTTTCAGGAAGAAACCATTCGAAGCATCGGAAGCGAAGAAGTTTCCGAGATTTTGAACGCGATGACTCCCGATGACCGAACCGCGTTGTTCGAGGATTTTCCCGATGAACTTATTAAGTATTCCATCAATCACCTTAATCCGCAAGAACGAAGAATTGCCCTGAAACTTTTAGGTTATCATGAAGATTCCATCGCTCGTTTGATGACGCCCTATTACATCCAAATCCGAAAAGAATGGACGGTGAAAAGATGTTTTGCACATATCAAAAAAGTCGGCAAAAAAGTAGAAACCATGAACCATCTTTACGTGGTGGATGAAAGAAACCGTTTGATAGACGACATTGCGATTGGTTCAATACTTTTGGCAGAAGAAGACACTTTGATTTCAGATATTACCGACAATCATTTTGTGGCGATTACCACAACGACTTCCAAAGAAGATGCAGTTCCTTATTTCGAAAAATATGACCGCGCTGCATTACCAATTGTCACTGAAAATGGCGTTTTGGTAGGGATTGTGACCGTGGATGACATCATTGACCAAATTGAGGAACAAAACACGGAAGACATTCAAAAATTTGGTGGGGTAGAAGCGTTGGACGAACCGTACATTCAAACTCCATGGTTTGAAATGATAAAGAAACGTGGATTGTGGCTGATTGTCCTTTTCTTTTTGCAACTCATAACCGCTTCTGTGATGGGGTTTTATGAAAATGAAATTGAAAAAGCGGTGGTTTTGGCGCTATTCATTCCATTAATTATTTCGAGTGGTGGAAACTCCGGTTCACAAGCTGCAACATTGATAATTCGTGCAATGGCGCTACAGGAAATCACTTTGAAAGATTGGTGGACCGTGATGCGAAAAGAATTGGTGACCGGTTTGTTTTTAGGAAGTTTGCTTGGAATCATCGGTTTTTTCCGAATTATGTTGTGGCACAAAATGGGTTGGTTCGATTACGGGCAATATTGGTTTTTTGTGGGAATAAGCGCAGGAATTTCTTTAGCAATGATCGTACTTTGGGGAACGCTTTCCGGTTCGATGGTTCCATTTATTTTGAAAAAATTCAATCTTGACCCTGCAACTTCTTCTGCGCCCTTTGTCGCAACTTTGGTGGATGTAACCGGTTTGATCATTTACTTTTCGATTGCGGCACTTTTTCTTACAGGGAAAATTTTGTAA
- a CDS encoding GlsB/YeaQ/YmgE family stress response membrane protein, with protein MGILWTLIIGAIAGWLGAQIFKGGSLGLIGNIVVGIVGGFIGYWLLGTTFGTEIIGQILTGAVGSIILLAIVNLLTRGRAV; from the coding sequence ATGGGAATTTTATGGACACTTATTATCGGCGCAATCGCAGGTTGGCTTGGCGCGCAAATCTTTAAAGGCGGTAGTCTTGGATTAATCGGAAATATCGTAGTAGGAATCGTAGGCGGTTTTATTGGATATTGGTTGTTGGGAACAACTTTCGGTACTGAAATTATCGGACAGATTCTTACAGGAGCAGTGGGATCAATTATTTTACTCGCTATCGTGAATTTACTGACACGAGGAAGGGCGGTTTAA
- the dapA gene encoding 4-hydroxy-tetrahydrodipicolinate synthase, whose protein sequence is MSNLKGVGVALVTPFNEDLSVDFDSLTKLVEFNIENGTNYLVVLGTTAEAATLSEEEKKQVTEHIVKVNNGRLPLVLGIGGNNTMEVKKQIEQADLSAFDAVLSVSPYYNKPNQEGLYQHYKVLAGTGKKIIIYNVPSRTGQNIEASTTLRLAKEFSNLFLIKEAAPNILQYFDILRQKPDGFNLVSGDDEYTLPVTLAGGNGVISVIGQGYPKEFSTMVQLAFDGKVKEAYEIHNKLVEITRLIFAEGNPAGIKTVLAEKGIIKNYLRLPLVAASAGLQEKIKAEMAKI, encoded by the coding sequence ATGAGCAATTTAAAAGGAGTTGGTGTTGCTTTGGTAACGCCTTTCAATGAAGATTTGTCGGTAGATTTTGATTCGTTGACCAAATTGGTCGAGTTCAATATCGAGAACGGTACTAATTATTTGGTGGTTTTGGGAACAACCGCAGAAGCGGCGACGCTTTCAGAAGAGGAGAAAAAACAGGTTACAGAACATATCGTAAAGGTGAATAACGGACGTCTTCCTTTGGTTCTTGGAATTGGCGGAAACAACACGATGGAAGTTAAAAAACAGATTGAGCAAGCCGACCTTTCTGCTTTCGATGCAGTTCTTTCTGTTTCACCATACTACAACAAACCTAATCAGGAAGGGCTTTATCAACACTATAAAGTTTTGGCCGGAACAGGAAAGAAAATCATTATTTACAACGTTCCTTCAAGAACCGGACAAAATATTGAAGCTTCCACCACTTTGCGTTTGGCCAAGGAATTCTCGAATTTATTTTTAATTAAAGAAGCCGCACCCAATATTTTACAATATTTCGACATATTAAGACAAAAACCTGATGGTTTTAATTTGGTTTCCGGTGATGATGAATACACACTTCCCGTAACTTTAGCGGGAGGAAACGGTGTAATTTCCGTGATTGGACAAGGTTACCCGAAAGAATTCTCAACGATGGTTCAATTGGCTTTTGACGGAAAAGTAAAAGAAGCTTATGAAATCCACAATAAATTGGTGGAAATCACCCGATTGATTTTCGCTGAAGGAAATCCTGCAGGAATTAAAACCGTTTTGGCGGAAAAAGGAATTATCAAAAATTATTTAAGACTTCCGTTGGTTGCAGCAAGCGCAGGTTTGCAGGAAAAAATAAAGGCGGAAATGGCGAAGATTTGA
- a CDS encoding 5'-nucleotidase C-terminal domain-containing protein, with protein sequence MKNRFLVLGLAILSLSSCRTALSVAKVSAEKNISLSKDLPEDAAFTKVIEPYKAELEGKMNTKISYTNVDLNKQGDNSNLGNLLADFTFEGADDWARKNGIPNGVDAAVINVGGIRSTIGKGDILTKHIYEVMPFENEVMIVKMKGSDLKGLFDYYLKTQKNNPVSRLYIETDNGMSVKELINGKEVDPAKTYYIATSDYLALGGDNMAFFGKGEMISTGIKLRDLFLEKFKANPEIVAPKDVRLLFKNKKNKTNG encoded by the coding sequence ATGAAAAACAGATTCCTCGTTCTTGGTTTGGCAATTTTGTCGCTTTCTTCGTGTAGAACCGCGTTGAGTGTGGCGAAAGTAAGTGCCGAGAAAAATATTTCCCTTTCCAAAGATTTACCGGAAGACGCAGCTTTTACAAAAGTCATCGAACCTTATAAAGCTGAGTTGGAAGGAAAAATGAATACTAAAATTTCTTATACAAATGTCGATTTGAACAAACAGGGAGACAACAGTAATTTGGGAAATCTTCTGGCAGACTTTACTTTTGAAGGTGCAGACGATTGGGCGAGAAAAAACGGAATCCCAAACGGAGTAGACGCAGCCGTAATCAATGTGGGCGGAATACGCTCTACTATTGGGAAAGGCGATATTTTGACTAAACATATTTACGAAGTAATGCCGTTTGAAAATGAAGTGATGATCGTGAAAATGAAAGGTTCGGATTTGAAAGGCCTTTTCGATTATTACTTGAAGACACAGAAAAACAATCCTGTTTCTAGACTTTATATTGAAACAGATAACGGAATGTCGGTGAAGGAATTAATCAACGGAAAAGAAGTTGATCCTGCAAAAACTTATTACATTGCAACTTCTGATTATTTGGCTTTAGGTGGCGATAATATGGCGTTTTTTGGCAAAGGTGAAATGATTTCGACCGGAATTAAATTGCGTGATTTGTTCCTTGAAAAATTTAAGGCAAATCCGGAAATTGTGGCACCGAAAGACGTGCGTTTACTTTTTAAAAACAAAAAAAACAAAACTAATGGATAG
- a CDS encoding bifunctional metallophosphatase/5'-nucleotidase has protein sequence MDRKQFLKTIGGGTLAMTLAPNLLLAENLNFLEKNSANKLTILHTNDQHSRIEPFDSSYSRNPNQGGFARRAALIQKIRKEESNVLLLDSGDIFQGTPYFNFFGGELEFKLMSMMGYDAATMGNHDFDNGLEGFKKVQPNAKFPFLCSNYDFKNTILEGQTIPYKIFNKNGIKVGIFGVGIQLEGLVGKKQYLETKYLNPIEMAQQYSDVLRNEKKCDLVICLSHIGYDYKDDPKKVSDKILAAQTEGIDLILGGHTHTFLPEPQNFINRKGKNVLVNQVGWAGLLLGKIDFYFDKNKNVKNISWNNQVIDDSILV, from the coding sequence ATGGATAGAAAGCAGTTTTTAAAAACGATTGGTGGCGGAACTTTGGCGATGACTTTAGCCCCGAATTTGCTTTTGGCTGAAAACCTGAACTTTTTAGAAAAAAATTCTGCCAACAAACTCACGATTCTTCATACCAACGATCAACACAGCAGAATCGAGCCGTTTGATTCTAGTTACAGCCGAAATCCGAATCAAGGTGGTTTTGCGAGAAGAGCAGCATTAATCCAAAAAATCAGAAAGGAGGAAAGTAATGTGTTGCTGCTTGATTCGGGAGATATTTTTCAAGGAACGCCATACTTCAACTTTTTCGGTGGTGAATTAGAATTTAAGTTAATGTCGATGATGGGTTATGATGCAGCAACGATGGGAAATCACGATTTCGACAATGGTTTGGAAGGATTTAAAAAAGTTCAGCCGAATGCGAAATTTCCTTTCCTCTGCTCTAATTACGATTTTAAAAATACCATTCTTGAGGGACAAACAATTCCGTACAAAATTTTTAATAAAAACGGAATTAAAGTCGGGATTTTCGGGGTGGGAATTCAGCTTGAAGGTTTGGTTGGGAAGAAACAGTATTTAGAAACGAAATACCTCAATCCAATTGAAATGGCGCAGCAATATTCCGATGTGTTGAGAAATGAGAAAAAATGTGATTTGGTGATTTGTCTTTCACACATTGGTTATGATTATAAAGATGACCCGAAGAAAGTTTCAGATAAAATTTTAGCTGCGCAAACCGAAGGGATTGATTTAATACTTGGTGGTCACACTCATACTTTCTTACCTGAACCACAAAATTTTATCAATAGAAAAGGCAAAAATGTTTTGGTGAATCAAGTGGGTTGGGCAGGACTTCTTTTAGGAAAAATCGATTTTTATTTCGATAAAAACAAAAACGTGAAAAATATTTCATGGAACAATCAAGTTATAGATGACAGTATATTAGTTTAA
- a CDS encoding ABC transporter substrate-binding protein has translation MKIISLVPSITETLFDFGLTDTEIIGRTKFCIHPKGLVKNVETIGGTKNLNLEKIKNLNPDLIIANKEENEKLQVEELMKDFKVWVTAIETLEDNSRFLTELGTLLNKENTAKNFNQKISDIINGIKNQESKKVCYLIWKNPYMTIGSDTFIHEILDKLGFENVFKNEKRYPEILVEEMKKADFIFLSSEPFPFQQKHIDELQKELLNSKIVLVDGEAFSWYGTHLAKCGEYFFELVKSLD, from the coding sequence ATGAAAATAATTTCTCTTGTTCCAAGCATCACCGAAACTCTTTTCGATTTTGGGTTAACTGATACCGAAATTATCGGTCGAACCAAATTCTGCATACATCCAAAAGGTTTAGTAAAAAACGTTGAAACTATCGGTGGAACCAAGAACTTGAATTTAGAGAAAATTAAGAATTTAAATCCTGATCTTATTATCGCCAATAAAGAGGAAAACGAAAAATTACAAGTTGAAGAATTGATGAAAGATTTCAAAGTTTGGGTAACTGCTATTGAAACTTTAGAAGACAATTCAAGATTTTTAACAGAACTCGGAACGCTTTTAAACAAAGAAAATACAGCCAAAAATTTCAATCAAAAAATTTCTGATATTATCAATGGTATTAAAAATCAAGAATCCAAAAAAGTATGTTACCTGATCTGGAAAAATCCGTACATGACGATTGGTTCCGATACTTTTATCCATGAAATTCTCGACAAACTTGGTTTTGAAAATGTTTTTAAAAATGAAAAAAGATATCCCGAAATTTTAGTTGAGGAAATGAAGAAGGCCGATTTTATTTTCCTTTCTTCCGAACCATTTCCTTTTCAGCAAAAGCATATTGATGAACTGCAAAAAGAACTTCTAAATTCAAAAATTGTTTTGGTAGATGGTGAAGCGTTTTCTTGGTATGGAACGCATTTGGCGAAATGTGGTGAATATTTTTTTGAATTGGTAAAATCATTGGACTGA